A single window of Halobacillus naozhouensis DNA harbors:
- a CDS encoding ABC transporter permease, with the protein MFLAWKEMRYAKLRYVLIIGIITLITALILSISGLANGLAVDNASAIKSIPAEAYVVEAADKHQLERSQLAKADIEAIQRGSLLGMQMIEIKQDGEPLNVSLFAFDQVSKFMPESNGVSKLEPYEVLADPSLKQQGINIGDSFTYNETTWTVKGFTKQRYSYGHTPALITGLDTWQSVFDTYQAVLFSTKASKDLPASVDAVQKEDILANVPGYSAEQGSLTMMVTFLLIISAIVLATFFYVMTLQKLHQYGVLKAIGTKVRILLSALFAQISMLSVVGIAAGVALTYGLTLIIPGGVPFELSIGMILFNSGLILLMAWIGSLLSFRSISSVDPLEAIGSVK; encoded by the coding sequence ATGTTTCTAGCATGGAAAGAAATGCGCTATGCAAAACTCAGATATGTATTAATTATCGGCATAATTACGCTTATTACAGCCCTTATTCTCTCGATCTCAGGACTTGCGAATGGCCTGGCTGTCGATAATGCCTCCGCCATAAAAAGTATACCAGCCGAAGCTTATGTTGTCGAAGCGGCTGACAAACATCAGCTGGAACGATCACAATTAGCTAAAGCAGATATTGAGGCGATTCAGCGAGGTTCCCTGCTTGGTATGCAGATGATCGAAATAAAGCAGGATGGCGAACCATTGAATGTTAGCTTATTTGCCTTCGATCAGGTGAGTAAATTCATGCCCGAATCGAACGGTGTTTCCAAATTGGAACCGTATGAAGTGCTGGCAGATCCCAGCCTCAAGCAACAAGGCATAAATATAGGTGATTCCTTCACATACAACGAAACGACATGGACGGTGAAAGGCTTTACTAAACAACGATATAGCTACGGGCATACTCCAGCACTGATCACTGGGTTAGACACCTGGCAGTCAGTTTTTGACACGTATCAGGCAGTCTTGTTTTCAACAAAGGCCTCGAAAGATCTTCCTGCATCGGTCGACGCCGTCCAAAAGGAAGATATCCTTGCTAATGTCCCAGGCTATTCAGCTGAACAAGGATCATTGACCATGATGGTAACTTTTTTACTCATTATTTCAGCCATCGTTCTCGCAACCTTTTTCTATGTGATGACCTTGCAGAAGCTTCACCAGTACGGTGTGCTGAAAGCCATTGGAACTAAAGTACGTATCCTGCTAAGTGCCCTCTTTGCCCAAATATCTATGTTGTCAGTAGTTGGGATTGCTGCAGGGGTCGCCCTTACCTATGGACTGACCTTGATCATCCCAGGAGGCGTACCGTTTGAGTTGTCGATCGGAATGATTTTGTTCAACAGTGGACTTATTTTACTTATGGCGTGGATTGGATCCCTCCTA